The Deltaproteobacteria bacterium genome has a segment encoding these proteins:
- a CDS encoding DUF721 domain-containing protein — translation MPRQTSKDLSFVSAGDALLAALGKTGLSDQARRLMISQIWTKAVGKQTARHTEPDGFSRGVLRVKASSAAWQNELTFLKAEIINRLNDVLGKKIVREIRVVAGSVRRLSEVRKPPWLNQLSTAKEQEIADANSLPIKDDEVRASFEHLMCLHLKASRYLNTSEHGKKRHSKF, via the coding sequence TTGCCTCGACAAACCTCAAAAGACCTGAGTTTCGTTAGCGCTGGTGATGCCCTACTAGCAGCACTTGGTAAAACTGGTTTATCTGACCAAGCACGGCGACTAATGATTAGCCAAATCTGGACTAAAGCTGTTGGCAAACAAACCGCTCGGCACACTGAACCAGACGGATTTTCGCGGGGTGTCTTGCGAGTTAAAGCTAGCTCAGCAGCGTGGCAAAATGAATTAACCTTTTTAAAAGCTGAAATAATAAATCGCCTAAATGATGTTTTAGGTAAAAAAATAGTTCGTGAAATTCGTGTGGTAGCAGGTTCAGTGCGACGCTTAAGTGAAGTTCGCAAACCACCTTGGCTAAATCAACTATCTACTGCAAAAGAACAAGAAATAGCCGACGCAAATAGTTTGCCTATAAAAGATGATGAAGTTCGAGCGAGTTTTGAACACTTGATGTGTCTACATTTAAAAGCGTCTCGTTATCTCAATACTTCAGAACACGGTAAAAAACGACACAGCAAGTTTTAA